GCATCAACTTCACTTATCTTACTGTAATCTGTTGTTGCTACGAATTGTCCTCCAGCTACAGTAGAAGCCAACTCTTCATCAACAACATCCCCAATATAATTAATACCTTCATTTACCATATCAACCCGTTTTTGCTGTATATCAAAACCAATTACTTTATAGCCTGCTTTTGCTTTCTCGACTGCAAGAGGTAAACCAACATACCCTAACCCTACTACACCAACTACCGCTTGCTTAGTTTCAATTTTGTTTAATAATTTCGTGGCTGTTTCGTTTAACATAAATATTACACTTCCTCTCTGGAATATAAAGGTGGGATTATCCTCATGTGACAGTTCGGCATTAATTTTTCATTAATTTAACATGTCATTAATAACCCAATGGTAATTTGCTTAAAAATACTTCATCTACTACAGTAGAACCTTGTTCTCCACTAACACTTTGCTTTACGTTATCAGGAGAAATTTATTTAGGAACTACATAGCATACTGCTTTTAATTGTGCGTTCTTTATTCAAAATTACATCCTTTTTTCAAGATGACATTATTTAAAGCAGCTAATTCTCACCTATTTTTCGCTCCTTATCCATTCAATCTTATTATGCCATAATTTCTAGCGAATAATATAAAGACCGTTTATGAATTATATCATAAACGGTCAGTCCATCAATGTTTGCCAAACACTTTTCGATAAAATTTCAAAATCGGTCTGTTTCTTTCGCTAACCATGCCGATTGTTTCAGCAATTAAATGGACAACAAGCAGTAAGCCAAACACCGTTATTAGGGATACCCACAAAGTAGCGGAGGTTAATATTATGGCTGCAATACTGAATAAAATCCCCAGTCCATATATAACCAAAACTGTATTCCTATGGGATAGTCCTATGGCCATAATTCTGTGATGCAAATGCGATTTATCAGGTGCAGAAATAGGCTGTTTATTGATAAGTCTCCTGATTATAGCATAAGCTGTATCAAAGATCGGAACTCCTAATATAATGATTGGAATAACAAAGCTGAATAAGGTAACACTTTTATATAGCCCTAATAGTGACAAAATGGATATGCAGTATCCCAGGAATAGTGCTCCTGTGTCTCCCATGAAAATTTTCGCTGGGAAAAAGTTGTAGAATAAGAATGCGATTGTACTTGCAACTACGATTAATGCAAGAGTTAAAATGAGAACTTTACCGGCTAACCCTGCCATAATTGCAACCGTAATAATCCCAATAGAAGATATTCCCGCAGCAAGACCATCTAATCCGTCAATCAGGTTTATTGCATTAGTTATTCCAACAATCCATAAGACAGTGATCGGATAAGCCCAAATCCCTAATTGGAATTTTTCGACCACAAAAGGGATTGTAATGAACTCAATCGTCAAACCGGTACTTACTACAATGCTTGCGATAAAGATTTGAGAAATAAACTTCACTTTTGCGGAGAGTTGGTAAATATCGTCTAAAATACCTAAAATAACAACTAGGATTGCCCCGAAGGATATTGCAGTAATTTTTTCATTATATAAACCGGAAACAAAAAATCCGACTAGAACACCAACAAATATTGCTAAACCGCCCAAACGCGGCATAATATTTTCGTGTACCTTCCGCTTATTTGGTTTATCTGTCGCACCAATCTTATGGGCTAATTTTATGACTAGCGGAGTGACCAACAGGACAGTTACAAATGACGAAACAAATGCAATTATTAAATTTAGAACGTCCATTAGATGTTCTCCTTTTCTATGTGATGCATATATTCTTTATTTTCCACAAGACAAGATAATTGAAACTGACTATATACTGGAAAGGAACATTATATTAATCTCACAATATACTCCCTTAGACATTCTAACATAACTTATTATTATGTACCATTTATTTTTAATTTCCAATAATACAGTCATTCTTATTGATATTTTTATAGAATTTTATATTTACACAATTTATTTGACGATAAGCTGCTTTGTTTAGTTTCATGTATATGTTTGCAATTTTTTTGTAATTTTCAGATCCCTAGAACAAAGAAATTAAATAAGTTATTGTGACTAATTTCCTGATCGATCACAACTGTTAGTCTTCTTGGTGTTAATGACGTTCTACAATGTCCAGAACTTGACGATGTTAATTGTCCTAAAACTGACGGAACTACTGTCCAAAATTGAAAGGGAAGCAGTTCACATGCTTCCCAAAAGTTTTTACAAATCAACTTGATAGGTCTCATTTTTCTTAAGATAGAATCTAACGTCATTTCGGCCGGTAAGAATATACCAATCTCTGCCCAGCTCCAGGCGGCAGGAAAGGGTCCGACCATTTCCTAGATGTAAATCAAACCATTCACCACATCGCATCTTATAGCCGGAGTTCTCTCCCCAAAACACAACCCAACAATCCAATTCTTCATTATAATTCATCTCTTTCCAGCGGGTTTTCATGAAAGTTCCCCCTGGATGACTTGCTTGATCATATGATCATCAATGATCCTTCGGCCATTTTGTGAACCATAGAGAAGACTATGTGTACAGAGCTTATTAATGAGCCTTGCGGCACCACCAGAGAAGCGATGAATCTCGTCAAGTGCTCCATCAGAGAATATTGGTTGATCAACACCGGCATATCGAAGGTGCCTAGAAACATATTCTTCAACCTGGGCACGGTCGAGATGTCCTAGCTGAAACTGGATATCGATTCTTTGGCGTATGGCTGCGTATGATTGGAGTCGAAGCCGATCCCATAATTCACTTTGACCGACCAGGATAAGCGCCATCGGGCTTTGCGAATCCATTTTGAAGTTCAGTAGGAAACGAACCTCTTCAAGCATTTCCCGGTCCAGAAGATGAGCTTCATCCACTACCACTACAGGTTGTAGCCCTCGTATGCCTTTCATTAATTCAATCTCACGATGAAGCTGCCGTTTTGCATCTCCTCGATAAAACTTCGCTTCAGAGCCTAACTGTTCCAAAAGACCTTTGTAAAAATGACGAGGCGTTAACTTAGAGTCGGACAGGTAAAGGATATGGAATTTCCCTTTATCCAATTTGTCCACAAACTTACGGATGGTTGTGGTCTTTCCAGTACCACTATCCCCACTCAGAACGGCAAAAAGCTGTCTTTCAGCTGTGTACTTCAGCCTACCAAGGATTTCTTGCACCATGGAGGAATCATACAATTGATCAGTCGGAAGATCTCTGGCGAAAGGAGTGTTGTCCATTTCATAGAATGCTTCAAACACGGGAATCTTCCTCCTTCCAAACGGCACGGAAGGTCACGGCAGGTTTCTGTTCGGTTAGGCGTTCCTGGTTCTTTCGTTCAGCTGCCTTTAATAGTCTTGAAGATTCTACACCCTGCACCTGCAGGTGCTCAGGTAATGCAGGACGCTTCCCAGCTCTTTCCCCAATGACAAGTTTCTTGGCTTTCCAAGGAGTATGATCCTCGAACTCAATGGTAAGCTCCTCGATATTCGCAGGATCATAAACCACCTCAACCTGTCGTCCAATGAAAGCCAGGCCGACCTCATATTTTTGATCCATGAAACTTATGCATCCTGATTTATCGACTTTCCTTGTTTCACAATGGAGGAATGCATTACTCAAGGTATCAGGATCGATGAACCTAATCGCTTTTTTATCTGAACGAAATGCCGTTTCCGGGCTGATTTTCTCCCCAAGTGCAGAATGAGGCTTATTCTGATAACACTCTGTGAGCCACACTTGGAAAAGCTCATTCAGACGATCAAGTGTATTGGGCTTTTCGATGACAGCCTCACTAATGAATGAATCTATGATTCTATTGAAGCGTTCAATTTTCCCTTTTGATTCAGCTGAGTACGGCCGTGTGTAAGTAAGGCGGGTGCCTATTTTTGAGCAGGTACGCGACATCCATTTGGTTCGATATTGCTTTCCATTATCAAAATAAACAGCCTCTGGAACACCATACTTCTGGATAGCCTGGCGGAAGGCATCCTCGATGATCCTTGAATCCAAGGTAGGATAGAAAGCTGCGTGAAGCACAAACCTGGTGGCGTCATCGATAAAGGCGACAAGATACACTTGTTTCTTTATTCCATTCGGACCAATCGGCAAGTAGGGACCATACTTGATATCTGACTGCCAGAGTTGGTTGCGATGTCGCTTCTGAAATCTTCTGGCAGCTACTCCTGTCTGGGAATAGAGTCGCATATGCCGGGTGCTGTAACCTTTTTCAGCGAGCTTTTCCTGGAGCGTTGATCTTTTGATCTGCCCTGGTTCAGCCAACCCTTCCCATTCGAGTATCTGTATGATTTGAGCCACGCTCCGGCTCGGCACTTCCTTACGCAGAAGGATTGCCTGTTCCAATAAATGAGGAGGGATAGCCTCAGACTTTCGAGCACCTTTTCTTCCTTGTGGCTTTAGTCCCCCAAACCCATCTTCCTGAAATTGAGCCAAATATCGCCTGATGGTTCTTTCTGAAAGACCGCTGGCCTTCGCTATCTGGTCTCTTAATTCCTTTACTTTCCCAGCGTCAAGCCCCTCTGCTAATAAAGGGGATATTAGCTGAAAACGATGCACTGCCAATTCTTCTGATTTCTTATGATCACTCATGATACACTCTCCTCTCTGTGTCTATCACGAGTGTAAATCAGGTGCTATTGGACAATGAATGCGGAACGGGTATGTATCCATAAATTAATATTTACGATGGGCCGGACAATTCTTGTCAGCCATCCATTGGCATCTCCTGCCAAGCGTCCTATCCTTTGAAGTGCGGTCCCTGAACATTTGGACGTGACATCCTGGGGGATATTTCCCTGGTTGGTCCTGATCATGATGGAATTCAAACAGCCAATCCAATAATCCACAAATTGATGAAACCAGCCGTGCCATCTCGAAAGAGTGGAATCATCGGCAGCAACAATATGGGCGGACGGGTTCGTAAGAACGTCTTCGATACATTCAGCCTCATAGCGTTTATAAGGAATCAATAAATCTGGAAGTTCATGATGGATGGTCTGACAATTGGTGCACTGCAATCTTCGGATGTTATATGTTTTACTCTGACCTGTATGATCCTTGGCTTTTCGATTCTTTGTACCTCTAACCAACATGTCTTTACCACAGCATGGGGAAGGAATCCTCCCCGCACCCCTAACTAAAAACTCCAGTATGAGTGTTTTCAATCAGCTGATAATCTGATACAATAACCATATACTTTTTGGTGGGACGTCTCCTGTATAACTGTTGGCGCAGTTATACATTTATGGGGGACGTCTTTTCCTTTCTCCAGAATAAATGTCGAAATGTTTCGAATTATATACGGACATTATAATCGACTAATTCTGGACAGGCAATACCGTCAACTTTCGGATAATTAATGGCGTCAAAAACATTCTTGGCAATATAAACATTTTCAACTACTTATTGCTATCTTACTCTTCCCACTAAATTATTTAAGTTCACTTTTTACAAGAAAAGGCTTGTGAATTATTATCACAAGCCTTTTCTTGTTAAAGTTATTCGATTGAATACTCGAATGCACCATAATCGTCATAGGTACGAGTAGAATTCTTGTCCTTCACATGGATGCTGAACTTGTAATTTCCGGCAGCAGTAGGTTTCCAGCTGTATTGATTGTTTGCTGAATACCCCTGGACCAGCTTCCATTCCTTGCCGTCATATACATGGAAAGCATACAGTCTTTCCGTTCCGCCTTTTCCGGTAGCGGTGACATTGATCGTCGTATTGGCAGCTTGTGGACTTGCTTTATCTGTCTCCACGCTCACCATTTTCACATCTTCTACCACCTGGTACTCGAAGGTTCCATAATCATCATATCGTTTGGTCGACTTGGCGTCTTTCACATGGACACTGAACTTGTATGAGCCTGGTTTTGAAGGGATCCAGGTATACTCGTTATCACTAGAATAGCTCTGTAATTCCGTCCATGCCGATCCGTCATATACATGGAAGGCATACCGCCTGTCCGTTCCCCCTATTGCCTGGGCTGTAATACGGACTGGTGTACCGGCTGTCTGGGGACTTGCATAGCTTGTATTTAGAGCTTCCATCTGTACCGGGCTGTCACTCACCTGGTAATCCGCTGATGTGTAAGCATCATATGCCTTTGTTGAGTTTTTATCTTTCACGTGAACGACCAGCTTGTAATTTCCTGGTATAGGCGTCCAGGCATACTGATTGCTTGCCTGATAATCGCGTAAGACCTTCCAGGTCTTCCCGTCATAGGCGTGGAATTTATACAGCTTCTCTGTCCCGCCCGACGCATTAGCTGTCAGGGTGATCGTCTTTCCTGACGGCTGCGGGCTTGGAAGACTTGCCTGCAGGCTGCTCACCTTGACTGGCGCTACATAGAAGTTGTAGTCGAACCATTTGTATGTGTCATAGTCTTTAGTGGAGTGGCTATCCTTCATATGGACACTGATCCGGTAATTCCCTTCTCCACGAGGGCTCCACTGAATCGTATTTTCCGGACCGTAATCCTTCAATACTGTCCATTCTTTTCCGTCATATTGGTAAAAACGGTAAAGGGCTTCCTGTACCCCGACTCCCTTAGCTGTAATGGTAACCGTGTTCCCTACAGCCTGCGGACTTGGCCTGTCCGCCTTCAGGCTCGTGATGTCAGGAGGCTGTACTGCCGTGAACTCAAAACCAGCATAATCGTCATATTCATTCGAAGACAAGCTGTCTTTCACGTGGACACTGAACCTGTAGTCCCCTGCCTCAGTCGGAGTCCAGGTTGCCTGGTTATCTGTGCTATATTCAGAAAGAACTTTCCATTCCTGACCATCAAAAATCCAGAACTTATACAGCCTGTTTACGCCGCCGCTTGCATCAGCCGTGAAAGTCACAGGTGTTCCGACATCTTGCGGGCTTACAGCTGATGTTGTCACCGAATTTAACTGCACTGGATCACCGAGGATAGTGTACTCAAATGTTCCATAGGAGTCATACTTTTGACTTGAATATCGATCTTTGACATGAACGCTGAACTTATAGTTTCCTGGATTTCCCGGAACCCATTTAACTGTATTGTTCGCTGAGTAGTTCGTAAGTGCTTTCCATTCAACGCCGTCATATACATGGAATTGATAAAGAAGTTCGAGTCCACCTGTAGCTTTTGCAGTTAAGTTGATAGCACTATCAACATTTTGTGGACTAGTAAGATCTGATGTTACACTTTCCATCTTAACTGGGGCATATACAGTATAGTCCAAGCCCTTGTAATCGTCATATTCCTTTGTTGAATAAGGGTTTTTGACATGGATACTAAAACGGTAATTCCCAGGTAATGTTGGC
The window above is part of the Mesobacillus jeotgali genome. Proteins encoded here:
- a CDS encoding DUF6431 domain-containing protein, translating into MKTLILEFLVRGAGRIPSPCCGKDMLVRGTKNRKAKDHTGQSKTYNIRRLQCTNCQTIHHELPDLLIPYKRYEAECIEDVLTNPSAHIVAADDSTLSRWHGWFHQFVDYWIGCLNSIMIRTNQGNIPQDVTSKCSGTALQRIGRLAGDANGWLTRIVRPIVNINLWIHTRSAFIVQ
- a CDS encoding MraY family glycosyltransferase; the protein is MDVLNLIIAFVSSFVTVLLVTPLVIKLAHKIGATDKPNKRKVHENIMPRLGGLAIFVGVLVGFFVSGLYNEKITAISFGAILVVILGILDDIYQLSAKVKFISQIFIASIVVSTGLTIEFITIPFVVEKFQLGIWAYPITVLWIVGITNAINLIDGLDGLAAGISSIGIITVAIMAGLAGKVLILTLALIVVASTIAFLFYNFFPAKIFMGDTGALFLGYCISILSLLGLYKSVTLFSFVIPIIILGVPIFDTAYAIIRRLINKQPISAPDKSHLHHRIMAIGLSHRNTVLVIYGLGILFSIAAIILTSATLWVSLITVFGLLLVVHLIAETIGMVSERNRPILKFYRKVFGKH
- a CDS encoding AAA family ATPase; this encodes MFEAFYEMDNTPFARDLPTDQLYDSSMVQEILGRLKYTAERQLFAVLSGDSGTGKTTTIRKFVDKLDKGKFHILYLSDSKLTPRHFYKGLLEQLGSEAKFYRGDAKRQLHREIELMKGIRGLQPVVVVDEAHLLDREMLEEVRFLLNFKMDSQSPMALILVGQSELWDRLRLQSYAAIRQRIDIQFQLGHLDRAQVEEYVSRHLRYAGVDQPIFSDGALDEIHRFSGGAARLINKLCTHSLLYGSQNGRRIIDDHMIKQVIQGELS
- a CDS encoding DUF5348 domain-containing protein codes for the protein MKTRWKEMNYNEELDCWVVFWGENSGYKMRCGEWFDLHLGNGRTLSCRLELGRDWYILTGRNDVRFYLKKNETYQVDL
- a CDS encoding DDE-type integrase/transposase/recombinase — translated: MSDHKKSEELAVHRFQLISPLLAEGLDAGKVKELRDQIAKASGLSERTIRRYLAQFQEDGFGGLKPQGRKGARKSEAIPPHLLEQAILLRKEVPSRSVAQIIQILEWEGLAEPGQIKRSTLQEKLAEKGYSTRHMRLYSQTGVAARRFQKRHRNQLWQSDIKYGPYLPIGPNGIKKQVYLVAFIDDATRFVLHAAFYPTLDSRIIEDAFRQAIQKYGVPEAVYFDNGKQYRTKWMSRTCSKIGTRLTYTRPYSAESKGKIERFNRIIDSFISEAVIEKPNTLDRLNELFQVWLTECYQNKPHSALGEKISPETAFRSDKKAIRFIDPDTLSNAFLHCETRKVDKSGCISFMDQKYEVGLAFIGRQVEVVYDPANIEELTIEFEDHTPWKAKKLVIGERAGKRPALPEHLQVQGVESSRLLKAAERKNQERLTEQKPAVTFRAVWKEEDSRV
- a CDS encoding triple tyrosine motif-containing protein — protein: MISYSTKLAKIFLVTVIIIASVLMTTGEKTLAYGPIIVLDPGHGGADPGAASGSYAEKNLNLNLAKKIKTYLGSFSSNVYLTRSTDTYLSLAERATFANNLGADMFLSIHHDSSTSSTANGISVHYSSYRPNIDKSGINVNYNFKNYPYVKESNNYFYYKDGTATKSVSIYSSTAYDYTPSLPAQNSKKLSLMVADTMAAMGYKRMYTSTGSKDHNLYVTRNTNMTSILIENGFMSNPTELAKITNPNVVDETAKRIANAVISFYRGLPAELTSVSFDKASPEAANSTINLMASSNNKSDLYRFYLYDGKAWKMVQDYSTKSYYQWRPTLPGNYRFSIHVKNPYSTKEYDDYKGLDYTVYAPVKMESVTSDLTSPQNVDSAINLTAKATGGLELLYQFHVYDGVEWKALTNYSANNTVKWVPGNPGNYKFSVHVKDRYSSQKYDSYGTFEYTILGDPVQLNSVTTSAVSPQDVGTPVTFTADASGGVNRLYKFWIFDGQEWKVLSEYSTDNQATWTPTEAGDYRFSVHVKDSLSSNEYDDYAGFEFTAVQPPDITSLKADRPSPQAVGNTVTITAKGVGVQEALYRFYQYDGKEWTVLKDYGPENTIQWSPRGEGNYRISVHMKDSHSTKDYDTYKWFDYNFYVAPVKVSSLQASLPSPQPSGKTITLTANASGGTEKLYKFHAYDGKTWKVLRDYQASNQYAWTPIPGNYKLVVHVKDKNSTKAYDAYTSADYQVSDSPVQMEALNTSYASPQTAGTPVRITAQAIGGTDRRYAFHVYDGSAWTELQSYSSDNEYTWIPSKPGSYKFSVHVKDAKSTKRYDDYGTFEYQVVEDVKMVSVETDKASPQAANTTINVTATGKGGTERLYAFHVYDGKEWKLVQGYSANNQYSWKPTAAGNYKFSIHVKDKNSTRTYDDYGAFEYSIE